The following proteins are encoded in a genomic region of Magallana gigas chromosome 1, xbMagGiga1.1, whole genome shotgun sequence:
- the LOC105337794 gene encoding uncharacterized protein, producing the protein MFFVIFYMGLLAISNAYDNIAVNKPAYQQYTRVPGDGRYDASNAVDGRKSDLRWNGGQCAVSGPSSTAMWWVNLTSIRSIHHITIYFATDNVDSRFRAYMAQDVLGFSVYVSNTTDKSQGTLCFKDDNFSINTIPPVFTTNCFIHGQYVIYYNERLPGVVYPDDYYGYVWIVLCEVEVYGCQETGFYGSNCSIPCPDVNCQYCHIETGYSQCCKPGYQGHQCELACNKEFYGVACNEECGHCREVNQCHHINGTCLTGCAAGYHGNMCKTACSRGFFGEDCSKKCIDTCAGCNNINGLCDYGCIPGSKGYFCIEECDKGSYGIECNGTCGHCRDINQCSNVNGTCLTGCDAGYEGDLCKTHCVKGSYGIGCNETCGHCSDLSQCSKVNGSCLTGCDAGYKGDFCKSPVCLPVQMSKADGNSKVAMKFPQKTDSWAHRKENILMAIYPSSAFSKDISRNN; encoded by the exons ATGTTCTTTGTGATATTTTACATGGGACTTTTGGCGATTTCAAATGCTTATG ATAACATTGCCGTCAACAAACCAGCATACCAGCAGTATACAAGGGTACCAGGTGACGGCAGATATGACGCCAGTAACGCTGTGGACGGACGTAAATCTGACCTGAGGTGGAATGGTGGTCAATGTGCTGTATCAGGGCCCTCATCAACCGCCATGTGGTGGGTGAACCTGACCAGCATCCGCAGTATCCATCACATCACTATATACTTCGCGACGGACAACGTTG ATTCCAGGTTTCGGGCGTACATGGCACAGGATGTACTTGGATTCTCCGTGTATGTCTCCAATACCACGGATAAATCACAGGGAACGTTGTGTTTCAAGGACGACAACTTCTCAATAAACACAATACCTCCTGTCTTCACAACAAACTGCTTTATTCATGGCCAATATGTCATCTACTACAACGAAAGACTACCGGGAGTTGTCTACCCTGACGATTATTATGGTTATGTCTGGATTGTCCTTTGTGAAGTAGAGGTGTATG GATGTCAGGAAACAGGGTTTTACGGATCTAACTGCTCCATTCCCTGTCCAGATGTCAACTGTCAGTACTGTCACATAGAGACGGGCTATAGCCAGTGTTGTAAACCTGGGTATCAAGGTCATCAGTGTGAATTAG CATGCAACAAGGAATTTTATGGTGTCGCCTGCAATGAAGAATGTGGACATTGTCGTGAGGTAAACCAATGCCACCATATAAATGGTACATGTTTAACTGGATGTGCTGCTGGTTATCATGGGAACATGTGTAAAACAG CTTGCTCTCGTGGGTTTTTTGGGGAAGACTGCTCTAAGAAATGCATCGACACATGTGCAGGATGTAATAATATCAATGGTTTGTGTGATTATGGTTGCATTCCTGGCTCGAAAGGATACTTTTGCATCGAAG AATGTGACAAAGGGTCGTATGGTATTGAATGTAATGGTACATGTGGACACTGTCGGGATATAAACCAATGCTCCAATGTCAACGGAACTTGCTTAACTGGATGTGATGCTGGTTATGAAGGGGACTTATGCAAAACAC ACTGTGTCAAAGGATCGTATGGTATTGGATGTAACGAAACATGTGGACACTGCAGTGATTTAAGCCAATGCTCCAAAGTCAATGGCTCTTGTTTAACCGGATGTGATGCTGGTTATAAAGGGGACTTTTGTAAATCAC CTGTTTGTCTACCAGTACAAATGTCCAAAGCAGATGGAAATTCCAAAGTCGCAATGAAATTCCCCCAAAAAACTGATTCATGGGCCCAccgaaaagaaaacattttaatggcaATATATCCAAGTAGCGCATTTTCTAAGGACATatcaagaaataattaa